Proteins encoded within one genomic window of Thiothrix litoralis:
- a CDS encoding protein adenylyltransferase SelO family protein, translated as MKHLNDLTFHNRFHTLGAHFYSECPPLGLENPTVVCSSAAVLHWLNLHPDEATTDLFLQVFSGNALLPGMQPLAQDYAGHQFGNFNPLLGDGRGLLLGEVETPTGILDIYLKGAGKTPYARNADGRAGLRECLHEFHTTEQLAALGVPTARCLCVVSGSQTVYRGGFEPSAIVTRIAPSHVRFGTFENYFFQKNRDALQQLADHVITCHYPACEAAGEQRYAAFFHAVVLRTAHLVAHWQAVGFVHGVMNTDNQSILGLTLDVGLGTFTLERDPAYVCHPDDEHGRYAFGQQPVVGLWNCNVLARALSPLIAAQDLRTALLAYEPEYLRHYAVLMSPSPARA; from the coding sequence TTGAAGCACCTGAACGACCTCACTTTCCACAACCGCTTCCACACGCTGGGGGCGCATTTCTACAGCGAATGCCCGCCGCTGGGGCTGGAAAACCCGACCGTAGTGTGTAGCAGTGCGGCGGTATTGCACTGGCTCAACCTGCACCCCGATGAAGCAACCACGGATTTGTTCCTGCAAGTCTTCAGCGGCAATGCCTTACTCCCCGGTATGCAACCTTTGGCGCAGGATTATGCAGGGCATCAGTTCGGCAACTTCAACCCCTTGCTGGGCGATGGTCGCGGCCTGTTGCTGGGCGAGGTGGAAACACCCACGGGTATTCTGGATATTTACCTCAAAGGTGCAGGCAAAACGCCCTATGCCCGCAATGCTGACGGGCGTGCCGGATTGCGCGAATGCCTGCACGAATTTCACACGACTGAACAATTGGCAGCGTTAGGTGTACCGACGGCGCGGTGTTTGTGTGTGGTTTCCGGCAGCCAGACAGTGTATCGGGGTGGCTTCGAGCCAAGCGCCATCGTAACGCGCATTGCACCCAGCCATGTGCGTTTTGGCACATTCGAGAATTATTTTTTCCAGAAAAACCGCGACGCCTTACAACAACTGGCAGACCATGTGATTACCTGCCACTACCCGGCATGTGAGGCAGCGGGGGAACAGCGTTATGCGGCCTTTTTCCATGCAGTCGTGTTACGCACGGCACACCTAGTGGCGCACTGGCAAGCAGTCGGTTTTGTGCATGGGGTGATGAACACCGACAACCAGTCCATCCTTGGGCTGACGCTGGATGTGGGGCTGGGAACTTTTACCCTGGAACGTGACCCGGCTTATGTCTGCCACCCCGATGATGAGCACGGGCGTTATGCGTTTGGGCAACAACCCGTGGTGGGCTTGTGGAATTGCAATGTGCTGGCACGCGCCCTTTCCCCCTTGATTGCGGCACAGGATTTACGCACTGCCTTACTGGCGTATGAGCCGGAATACCTGCGCCATTACGCGGTGCTGATGTCACCATCACCGGCGCGGGCGTGA
- a CDS encoding helix-turn-helix domain-containing protein: protein MALASVRGSRLTQRRSEIETQWSRFVAGSPFIKTDNVREDIMSSWQRSAQHLKPQRLHAPADDEYTAARHWQESPLCQAARREQDAMMQLAKEGELVAAIADPSGRLLWTFASNHMRKRAEAVNFTAGGHWDERSVGTNAIGLSLKLRRSVTVFSSEHYLPFVHDWVCYGAPIIHPQSGECVGILDMSTTWNQHTPLGQAAVTELARSIGRCLPQNLPLAELEIHALGQPRILFRGKPMNLPMRQVEILCLLALNPQGLTLEGFHAALYGDLPVSTATLKSELSHLRRLLDGKIGSRPYRLQVPVWADFIRVWETLRQQQSQEAFSLYRGSFLPQSESPEIEEWRHCIDAVMGKALESCQDPSVLMEKLCHSTSGSELVRERLEELVSRPRR from the coding sequence ATGGCACTGGCAAGCGTAAGAGGTAGCCGCTTGACCCAACGGCGGTCTGAGATTGAGACTCAGTGGAGCCGTTTCGTAGCGGGTAGTCCGTTCATCAAGACAGATAATGTTCGCGAAGACATCATGTCCTCGTGGCAGCGGAGTGCCCAACATTTAAAACCTCAGAGGCTTCATGCCCCGGCGGATGACGAATACACCGCCGCCCGCCATTGGCAGGAATCCCCCCTGTGCCAAGCCGCCCGGCGTGAACAGGATGCCATGATGCAACTCGCCAAGGAAGGCGAACTGGTGGCAGCGATTGCCGACCCGTCCGGGCGGCTGCTGTGGACATTCGCCAGCAACCACATGCGCAAACGTGCCGAAGCCGTCAATTTCACCGCAGGCGGGCACTGGGATGAACGCTCAGTCGGCACCAATGCCATTGGCCTGTCGCTGAAACTGCGGCGTTCGGTGACGGTGTTTTCATCCGAACACTATTTGCCGTTTGTGCATGACTGGGTGTGTTATGGCGCACCGATCATTCACCCGCAATCCGGTGAATGCGTTGGTATCCTGGATATGTCGACTACTTGGAACCAGCACACCCCCTTGGGGCAAGCGGCGGTGACGGAACTGGCGCGGTCGATTGGGCGTTGCCTGCCGCAAAATTTGCCGCTTGCCGAACTGGAAATCCATGCCCTTGGGCAGCCGCGCATCCTGTTTCGGGGTAAGCCCATGAACCTGCCGATGCGTCAGGTGGAAATTCTCTGCTTGTTGGCGCTGAACCCACAAGGTTTGACGTTGGAAGGCTTCCACGCAGCATTATACGGCGATTTGCCAGTTTCTACCGCGACCCTGAAATCGGAGTTATCGCATTTGCGCCGTTTACTGGATGGGAAGATTGGTTCACGCCCATACCGTTTGCAGGTTCCGGTGTGGGCAGATTTTATCCGCGTTTGGGAAACCTTGCGCCAGCAGCAGAGTCAGGAAGCGTTTTCACTGTACCGTGGCAGTTTCTTGCCGCAATCAGAATCACCGGAAATTGAAGAATGGCGGCATTGCATTGATGCCGTGATGGGCAAGGCGCTTGAATCCTGCCAAGACCCGTCCGTCTTGATGGAAAAACTCTGCCACAGCACCTCAGGCAGCGAATTGGTTCGCGAGCGGCTGGAAGAACTGGTATCACGCCCGCGCCGGTGA
- the alkB gene encoding DNA oxidative demethylase AlkB, whose translation MNLDIFNTPPEPWTEPLSPGALVLRQYAAAHTDSLLAGIHAIAAQAPFRHMQTPGGYTMSVAMTNCGTAGWITDRKGYRYSTTDPLSGQAWPAMPADFRNLAQAAALAAGFPAFQPDACLINRYPVGAKMALHQDRDERDLTAPIVSMSLGLPATFLWGGLQRSDKAVKVPLLHGDVVVWGGAARLVFHGIAPLKAGQHPLLGEERINLTFRQAL comes from the coding sequence ATGAACCTCGACATCTTCAACACCCCGCCCGAACCGTGGACTGAACCCTTAAGCCCCGGTGCGCTGGTATTGCGCCAATACGCCGCCGCCCACACCGATAGCTTGCTGGCAGGCATCCACGCCATTGCTGCCCAAGCCCCGTTCCGGCACATGCAAACGCCCGGCGGCTATACGATGTCGGTGGCGATGACTAATTGCGGCACGGCGGGCTGGATCACCGACCGTAAAGGCTACCGCTACAGCACCACCGACCCGCTGAGTGGGCAAGCGTGGCCTGCGATGCCAGCGGATTTCCGCAACTTGGCGCAAGCCGCAGCACTGGCGGCAGGTTTCCCCGCATTCCAGCCAGATGCCTGCCTGATCAACCGCTATCCGGTAGGTGCAAAAATGGCCTTGCATCAGGATCGGGACGAACGCGACCTGACCGCGCCGATTGTGTCGATGTCGTTGGGTTTGCCCGCGACGTTCTTGTGGGGCGGATTGCAGCGCAGTGACAAGGCGGTGAAAGTGCCATTGCTGCACGGCGATGTGGTGGTCTGGGGCGGGGCAGCACGGTTGGTGTTCCACGGCATTGCGCCACTCAAGGCGGGGCAACACCCGCTTTTGGGTGAGGAACGCATTAACCTGACGTTTCGGCAGGCGTTGTGA
- a CDS encoding FKBP-type peptidyl-prolyl cis-trans isomerase, with product MQLKPGIKLLSEIEGVGATAEKGTRVNVRLNGWLSKGEPIDQNTLNTFVVGERVLIPGIEYAVEGMRVGGTRKVKISPHLAYQQTGVPGIIPANAVLIYEIELLGVE from the coding sequence ATGCAGCTCAAACCCGGCATTAAGTTGCTATCAGAAATCGAAGGCGTCGGTGCGACAGCAGAAAAAGGCACGCGCGTTAACGTCCGTTTGAATGGTTGGCTGAGCAAAGGTGAACCCATTGACCAAAACACCCTAAACACGTTTGTCGTTGGTGAGCGAGTGCTGATACCCGGCATCGAATACGCCGTTGAGGGTATGCGTGTTGGTGGAACGCGGAAGGTAAAAATCAGCCCTCACCTCGCGTACCAGCAGACGGGCGTTCCCGGCATCATCCCCGCCAATGCCGTACTGATCTATGAAATTGAATTGCTTGGTGTTGAGTAA